A single Bosea sp. PAMC 26642 DNA region contains:
- a CDS encoding ubiquinone biosynthesis hydroxylase has protein sequence MTAQELSARDRIIIAGGGIAGLSLALALKQALGEAFSVILADPSLAKPPAEDRAYAVAAAAQAMLQALDVWPAIASTAQPMTEMVVTDSRNPDVVRPAFLTFDGEVEPGRPFAHMVESATLLAVLLERCKVSGVELRPEGVRRFLNEEGAITAVFAGGERLDAALLVAADGARSKLREMAGIGWVGWAYNQMGLVATLSHERPHGGRAVEHFLPSGPFAILPLSDGGRLGHRSSIVWTERAENVPALQSLDDIDMLLEIERRFGPELGELALESPVRAFPLGFGVARRFVGDRLALLGDAAHVIHPIAGQGLNLGLKDVAALAETIVDAARLGLDVGEAEVLEGYERARRFDTVAMGAVTDGLNRLFSNDLTPVRLARDLGLGLVDRLPGLKRFFIREAAGIAGAPPRLLRGEAL, from the coding sequence ATGACAGCCCAAGAGCTATCCGCGCGGGATCGCATCATCATCGCCGGTGGCGGTATTGCCGGGCTTTCGCTGGCACTGGCGCTCAAACAAGCGCTTGGCGAGGCGTTTTCCGTGATTCTGGCCGATCCCAGCCTGGCGAAGCCGCCTGCCGAGGACCGTGCCTATGCCGTGGCCGCCGCCGCCCAGGCTATGCTGCAGGCACTGGACGTCTGGCCGGCGATCGCTTCGACCGCCCAGCCCATGACCGAGATGGTGGTGACCGACAGCCGCAATCCCGATGTGGTGCGGCCCGCCTTCCTGACCTTCGACGGCGAGGTCGAGCCCGGGCGGCCTTTCGCCCATATGGTCGAGAGCGCGACCTTGCTGGCGGTGCTACTGGAGCGCTGCAAGGTGTCCGGCGTGGAGCTTCGGCCCGAAGGCGTCAGGCGCTTCCTCAATGAGGAGGGCGCGATCACGGCGGTGTTCGCCGGCGGCGAGCGGCTCGATGCCGCCTTGCTGGTCGCAGCCGACGGCGCCCGCTCTAAGCTGCGCGAGATGGCCGGCATCGGCTGGGTCGGCTGGGCCTATAACCAGATGGGGCTTGTCGCGACGCTGAGCCATGAGCGGCCCCATGGCGGGCGCGCCGTCGAGCATTTCCTGCCGTCGGGACCCTTCGCTATCCTGCCGCTGAGCGATGGCGGGCGGCTCGGCCACCGCTCGTCGATCGTCTGGACCGAACGGGCGGAGAACGTGCCCGCGCTGCAATCGCTGGACGATATCGACATGCTGCTGGAGATCGAGCGCCGGTTCGGACCGGAGCTGGGTGAGCTGGCGCTGGAGAGCCCGGTCAGAGCGTTTCCGCTCGGCTTTGGCGTGGCACGCCGTTTCGTCGGTGACCGGCTGGCCCTGCTCGGCGACGCGGCCCATGTCATCCATCCGATCGCGGGCCAGGGCCTCAATCTCGGCCTGAAGGACGTGGCGGCCCTGGCCGAAACGATCGTCGATGCCGCGCGGCTCGGGCTCGATGTCGGCGAGGCCGAGGTGCTCGAAGGCTATGAGCGGGCGCGGCGCTTCGACACGGTTGCGATGGGAGCAGTGACGGACGGCTTGAACCGGCTGTTCTCCAACGATTTGACGCCGGTCCGGCTGGCACGCGATCTGGGGCTCGGCCTCGTCGACCGGCTGCCGGGGCTGAAGCGCTTCTTCATCCGCGAGGCGGCCGGGATCGCGGGCGCGCCGCCGCGATTGCTGCGGGGCGAGGCGTTGTGA
- the tesB gene encoding acyl-CoA thioesterase II yields MSQISDSLMSILDLEPLERNLFRGRSPEVGWQRVFGGQVIGQALYAACKTVEDRQPHSLHAYFLLPGDPTIPIVYEVDRLRDGRSFTTRRILAIQKGEAIFAMSASFQVAEEGYEHQMPMPDVPMPEDLPDREEMKRSVLPHMPEAVRAYYQRERPIEIRPVELERYVTGGKMEPKFNVWIKAMERLPDEPAIHQSVLAYASDLMLLDSSLIAHGTTVFDKRIQGASLDHALWFHRPFRADEWLLYSQDSPSTSGARGFSRGLVFDRQGRLVASVAQEGLIRPRPDLA; encoded by the coding sequence ATGTCCCAGATCAGCGACTCCCTGATGTCGATCCTCGACCTCGAGCCGCTCGAGCGCAACCTGTTCCGGGGTCGCAGTCCCGAAGTCGGCTGGCAGCGCGTTTTCGGTGGCCAGGTCATCGGCCAGGCGCTCTATGCCGCCTGCAAGACCGTCGAGGACCGCCAGCCGCATTCGCTGCACGCCTATTTCCTGCTGCCGGGCGACCCCACGATCCCGATCGTCTACGAAGTCGACCGCCTGCGCGACGGCCGCTCCTTCACCACGCGGCGCATTCTCGCGATCCAGAAAGGCGAGGCGATCTTCGCGATGTCCGCCTCCTTCCAGGTCGCCGAGGAGGGCTACGAACACCAGATGCCGATGCCCGACGTGCCGATGCCCGAGGATCTCCCCGATCGCGAGGAGATGAAGCGTAGCGTCCTGCCGCATATGCCCGAGGCGGTACGCGCCTATTACCAGCGCGAGCGCCCGATCGAGATCAGGCCGGTCGAACTCGAGCGCTATGTCACCGGCGGCAAGATGGAGCCGAAATTCAACGTCTGGATCAAGGCCATGGAGCGCCTGCCTGACGAACCGGCGATCCACCAGAGCGTGCTGGCCTATGCCTCCGATCTCATGCTGCTCGATTCAAGCCTGATCGCCCATGGCACCACCGTATTCGACAAGCGCATCCAGGGCGCGAGTCTCGACCATGCCCTGTGGTTCCACCGGCCTTTTCGCGCCGACGAGTGGCTGCTCTATTCGCAGGACAGCCCCTCGACATCCGGCGCGCGGGGCTTTTCGCGCGGACTCGTCTTCGATCGACAGGGCCGGCTCGTTGCGTCTGTGGCGCAGGAAGGGCTGATTCGGCCAAGGCCCGATCTGGCTTAG
- a CDS encoding P-II family nitrogen regulator, with product MKIVMAIIKPFKLEEVRDGLTAIGVHGLTVTEVKGYGRQKGHTEIYRGAEYAVSFLPKIKIEVAVSDELVGKVIEAITAAARTGQIGDGKIFVSSIEKAVRIRTGETDSDAL from the coding sequence ATGAAGATCGTGATGGCTATCATCAAGCCGTTCAAGCTGGAGGAGGTGCGCGACGGGCTCACCGCCATCGGCGTACACGGCCTGACCGTGACGGAAGTGAAGGGCTATGGCCGACAGAAGGGCCACACCGAGATTTACCGTGGCGCCGAATACGCCGTGAGCTTTCTCCCGAAGATCAAGATCGAGGTCGCCGTCTCGGACGAACTCGTCGGCAAGGTGATCGAGGCGATCACCGCGGCCGCCCGCACCGGCCAGATCGGTGACGGCAAGATCTTCGTCTCGTCGATCGAGAAGGCCGTGCGAATCCGCACCGGCGAGACCGACAGCGACGCCCTCTGA
- a CDS encoding ammonium transporter, whose product MDFKTLSRAGLVGVALAAAGTALAQTPAPAAPVPNKGDVAFMMSSTVLVLLMTIPGLALFYGGLVRSKNMLSVLTQVFAIVCIVSLLWVFFGYSLAFTNGGGLNDYVGGFSKAFLKGVDATTVAATFSNGVVIPEYVYVCFQMTFACITPALIVGAFAERMKFSALLLFSVLWVTFIYFPMAHMVWYWGGPDLVGNAAKALAEAPADGKAAAQAALDAVNADAGMLFKWGALDFAGGTVVHINAGIAGLVGCILLGKRIGYGKELMAPHSLTMTLIGGALLWVGWFGFNAGSNLEANGTAALAMINTFVATAAAAVGWLFIEWAVKGKPSMLGMVSGAVAGLVAVTPAAGFAGPMGCIVLGLIAGVVCFVFCSTVKNALGYDDSLDVFGIHCIGGILGALATGILVNVDLGGAGIPDYASKPGELAVGTYEFAAAFMAQAKAVLFTLVFSGVGSLILYKIVDVIVGLRVAPDAEREGLDIAEHGERAYHA is encoded by the coding sequence ATGGACTTCAAGACCCTCAGCCGGGCCGGACTTGTCGGAGTGGCGCTCGCCGCCGCCGGTACCGCGCTTGCGCAGACCCCCGCGCCCGCCGCGCCCGTTCCCAACAAGGGCGACGTCGCCTTCATGATGAGCTCGACCGTGCTGGTCCTGCTCATGACCATTCCGGGGCTGGCCCTGTTCTATGGCGGCCTCGTCCGCAGCAAGAACATGCTCTCGGTGTTGACGCAGGTCTTCGCCATCGTCTGCATCGTCTCCCTGCTCTGGGTCTTCTTCGGCTATTCGCTCGCCTTCACCAATGGCGGCGGCCTCAACGACTATGTCGGCGGCTTCTCCAAGGCCTTCCTGAAGGGCGTCGATGCGACCACGGTCGCGGCGACCTTCTCCAACGGCGTCGTCATCCCGGAATATGTCTATGTCTGCTTCCAGATGACCTTCGCCTGCATCACGCCGGCCCTCATCGTCGGCGCCTTCGCCGAGCGCATGAAGTTCTCGGCGCTGCTGCTGTTCAGCGTGCTCTGGGTCACCTTCATCTACTTCCCGATGGCCCACATGGTTTGGTACTGGGGCGGTCCTGACCTCGTCGGCAATGCCGCCAAGGCTCTCGCCGAAGCTCCTGCCGACGGCAAGGCGGCTGCCCAGGCGGCGCTCGATGCGGTCAACGCCGATGCCGGTATGCTCTTCAAATGGGGTGCGCTCGACTTCGCCGGCGGCACCGTCGTGCATATCAATGCCGGTATCGCAGGCCTCGTCGGCTGCATTCTGCTCGGCAAGCGCATCGGCTACGGCAAGGAGTTGATGGCTCCCCATTCGCTGACGATGACCCTGATCGGCGGCGCCCTGCTCTGGGTCGGCTGGTTCGGCTTCAACGCCGGCTCCAACCTGGAGGCCAACGGCACGGCGGCTCTCGCCATGATCAACACCTTCGTCGCCACGGCGGCGGCGGCGGTCGGCTGGCTCTTCATCGAATGGGCGGTCAAGGGCAAGCCCTCGATGCTCGGCATGGTCTCCGGCGCGGTCGCGGGTCTCGTCGCGGTCACCCCTGCGGCCGGCTTCGCCGGTCCGATGGGCTGCATCGTGCTCGGCCTCATCGCCGGCGTCGTCTGCTTCGTCTTCTGCTCGACCGTCAAGAACGCGCTCGGCTATGACGACTCGCTCGACGTCTTCGGCATCCACTGCATCGGCGGCATCCTCGGCGCGCTAGCCACCGGCATCTTGGTCAATGTCGATCTCGGCGGCGCCGGCATCCCGGATTACGCTTCGAAGCCGGGCGAGCTGGCGGTCGGAACCTACGAGTTCGCTGCGGCCTTCATGGCGCAGGCCAAGGCCGTTCTGTTCACGCTGGTGTTCAGCGGCGTCGGCTCGCTGATCCTCTACAAGATCGTCGATGTCATCGTCGGCCTGCGCGTCGCTCCCGACGCCGAGCGCGAAGGCCTCGATATCGCCGAACATGGCGAGCGCGCCTACCACGCCTGA
- a CDS encoding DNA translocase FtsK — translation MRTIRRSASLMDRLPDPVREFLSRRAAEMTGLGLLALTTAIALSLATWSVDDPSLSNATGGAVGNWLGQPGAMVADLAMQLLGLGVVAMLFPPLIWSLRLARLHVFDRGALKLGLWVVGIAATAAVASALPATPRWPLPTGMGGVIGDGLLLGTRNLVGIAGNALGGLVGFLYAGIAILSITAAAGFGFVADEDPIAEVEDKDESWSDNEDRRDDEPGLSVILIGWLAHGAMALKSMVMRRMPRPPEPLASTGLGPVPSAPSIGRVRREPQFGDGPARPAPPVFAPEPLPGARAPVGEAFDQDDDEPQDLRDLNAPRVTAPPVSPKPGKRIQREAQPSLLDRDQFELPPLTYLGEPKKLPANAISTDALEQNATLLEGVLEDFGVRGEITQVRPGPVVTLYELEPAPGTKSSRVISLADDIARSMSAISARVAVIPGKNAIGIELPNAKRETVYLRELLASQDFESSKHKLALGLGKTIGGEPVIVDLAKMPHLLVAGTTGSGKSVAINTMILSLLYRLKPEECRLIMVDPKMLELSVYDGIPHLLTPVVTDPKKAVVALKWAVREMEERYKKMSKVGVRNIDGFNARVGEAKAAGEVITRTVQTGFDRHSGEAIYEEEAMDLEALPFIVVIVDEMADLMMVAGKEIEGTIQRLAQMARAAGIHVVLATQRPSVDVITGTIKANFPTRISFQVTSKIDSRTILGEQGAEQLLGQGDMLYMAGGGRITRVHGPFVSDAEVEKVVAHLKTQGRPQYLDAVTSEEEPAAEEGEDGAVFDKSAMGQAESEDPYDQAVAVVLRDKKASTSYIQRRLQIGYNRAASIMERMETEGIVGPANHAGKREILVETGRAREDED, via the coding sequence ATGCGCACGATAAGACGTTCCGCTTCGCTGATGGACCGCCTGCCCGATCCGGTGCGGGAGTTCCTGTCGCGCCGGGCCGCCGAAATGACGGGACTCGGCCTGCTCGCACTGACCACCGCGATCGCCCTGTCGCTCGCCACCTGGTCGGTCGATGATCCCAGCCTCAGCAACGCCACGGGCGGTGCCGTCGGCAACTGGCTCGGCCAGCCCGGCGCCATGGTAGCGGACCTCGCCATGCAGCTGCTCGGGCTCGGCGTCGTCGCCATGCTGTTTCCGCCGCTGATCTGGTCGCTGCGGCTGGCGCGGCTTCATGTCTTCGACCGCGGCGCGCTCAAGCTCGGCCTCTGGGTCGTCGGGATCGCGGCGACCGCAGCCGTCGCCAGCGCGCTGCCGGCCACGCCGCGCTGGCCCCTGCCCACCGGCATGGGTGGCGTCATCGGCGACGGGCTGTTGCTGGGCACTCGCAACCTGGTTGGCATAGCCGGCAATGCGCTCGGTGGCCTTGTCGGCTTCCTTTATGCCGGCATCGCAATCCTTTCGATTACCGCCGCAGCGGGCTTCGGCTTCGTCGCCGACGAGGATCCGATTGCCGAGGTGGAGGACAAGGACGAATCCTGGTCGGACAACGAGGATCGCCGCGACGACGAGCCCGGCCTTTCGGTAATCCTGATCGGCTGGTTGGCCCATGGCGCCATGGCGCTGAAAAGCATGGTCATGCGCCGTATGCCCCGCCCTCCGGAGCCTTTGGCCAGCACCGGCCTTGGCCCGGTCCCATCGGCGCCTTCGATCGGGCGCGTCCGCCGCGAACCGCAGTTCGGCGACGGCCCGGCCCGGCCCGCGCCGCCCGTCTTTGCACCGGAACCCCTGCCCGGCGCGCGCGCGCCTGTGGGCGAGGCCTTCGACCAGGACGACGACGAGCCGCAGGATCTCCGCGACCTGAACGCCCCGCGCGTGACCGCCCCGCCGGTCTCGCCGAAGCCCGGCAAGCGCATCCAGCGTGAGGCGCAGCCCTCGCTGCTCGACCGCGACCAGTTCGAGCTGCCGCCACTGACCTATCTCGGCGAGCCGAAGAAGCTGCCCGCCAACGCGATCTCGACCGATGCGCTGGAGCAGAACGCCACGCTGCTCGAAGGCGTGCTGGAGGATTTCGGCGTGCGCGGCGAGATCACGCAGGTCCGCCCCGGCCCCGTCGTGACGCTCTACGAGCTCGAGCCCGCTCCGGGCACCAAATCCTCCCGCGTGATTTCGCTGGCCGACGACATCGCCCGCTCGATGAGCGCGATCTCCGCCCGCGTCGCGGTGATCCCGGGCAAAAACGCGATCGGCATCGAGCTCCCCAACGCCAAGCGCGAGACGGTCTATCTGCGCGAACTGCTGGCGAGCCAGGATTTCGAGAGTTCGAAGCACAAATTGGCGCTCGGCCTCGGCAAGACCATCGGCGGCGAGCCGGTCATCGTCGATCTCGCCAAGATGCCGCATCTGCTCGTCGCCGGCACCACCGGCTCGGGCAAGTCGGTCGCGATCAACACCATGATCCTGTCGCTGCTCTACCGGCTGAAGCCCGAAGAGTGCCGGCTGATCATGGTCGATCCGAAGATGCTCGAACTTTCCGTCTATGACGGCATTCCCCATCTGCTGACGCCCGTCGTCACCGACCCGAAGAAGGCGGTCGTTGCGCTGAAATGGGCCGTGCGCGAGATGGAGGAGCGCTACAAGAAGATGTCGAAGGTCGGTGTCCGCAACATCGACGGCTTCAATGCCCGCGTCGGCGAGGCGAAGGCCGCAGGCGAAGTCATTACCCGCACCGTGCAGACCGGGTTCGACAGGCATTCCGGCGAGGCGATTTACGAAGAAGAGGCGATGGACCTCGAGGCCTTGCCCTTTATCGTCGTCATCGTCGACGAGATGGCCGACCTGATGATGGTCGCTGGCAAGGAGATCGAGGGCACCATCCAGCGGCTTGCCCAGATGGCCCGCGCGGCCGGCATTCACGTCGTGCTGGCGACGCAGCGTCCCTCGGTCGACGTCATCACCGGCACGATCAAGGCCAACTTCCCGACCCGAATCTCCTTTCAGGTCACTTCCAAGATCGATTCGCGCACCATCCTGGGCGAGCAGGGCGCCGAGCAGCTGCTCGGCCAGGGCGATATGCTCTACATGGCCGGCGGCGGCCGCATCACCCGCGTCCACGGCCCCTTCGTCTCCGACGCCGAGGTCGAGAAGGTCGTCGCCCATCTCAAGACGCAAGGGCGCCCGCAATATCTTGACGCCGTCACCTCCGAGGAGGAGCCTGCTGCCGAAGAAGGCGAGGACGGCGCCGTCTTCGACAAGAGCGCCATGGGCCAGGCCGAGAGCGAGGACCCCTACGACCAGGCAGTGGCCGTCGTGCTGCGCGACAAGAAGGCCTCGACCTCCTACATCCAGCGCCGCCTCCAGATCGGCTACAACCGCGCCGCCTCGATCATGGAGCGGATGGAGACCGAGGGCATCGTCGGCCCCGCCAACCACGCCGGCAAGCGCGAAATCCTCGTCGAGACCGGCCGCGCCCGCGAGGACGAGGACTGA